In a genomic window of Arachnia rubra:
- a CDS encoding AMP-binding protein, which produces MSPLSTPLSPLAFLARSSTAFRTKLAVVDGDRRWSFEDLATSVQQFAEHLIACGLQPGDRVAMIAPNSAELLIAHFAVPTAGGVLVTLNTRMAPPEILAILEHCEAAYCFVDPAHTSRLPTQLPESLQVFLLPDAQGQVTPSPTPGVRDWGEFTAAALDDITGWPDHSEQDLISINYTSGTTGRPKGVMYNHRGAALNALSQIHHQALDCHSVYLWTLPMFHCNGWCVPWAAVGTGATQVCLRAVTCETVWNLVNREGVTHLCGAPTVLNIIANGVAGRELRHPLTVTTAGAAPTPGIIERLVKLGITVIHVYGLTESYGPYTVCEPQTSWSNLPTHKRARLMARQGVSMLTAEPVRVITTDDSMTDVPADGTTVGEIVLRGNTVTSGYFRDKAATAAAFRGGWFHTGDLAVMHPDGYIEIVDRAKDLIISGGENVSTIEVEQTLAAHPAVDDVAVVGHPDEYWGEIVVAYVVATTSVEAEALRSFARSSLAGFKIPKRIHFVNQLPMTSTGKVMKQNLREHKIDSTTTAPTQSETSNKSVGLKVA; this is translated from the coding sequence ATGTCGCCTCTGTCCACACCGCTGTCTCCGCTCGCCTTCCTCGCGCGTTCTTCCACCGCGTTCCGCACCAAGCTCGCTGTCGTCGACGGGGACCGCCGCTGGTCATTCGAGGACTTGGCCACCTCGGTACAGCAGTTTGCCGAGCACCTCATTGCCTGCGGCCTGCAGCCGGGCGACCGTGTGGCGATGATCGCCCCTAACTCCGCAGAACTCCTGATCGCCCACTTCGCCGTCCCAACAGCAGGTGGAGTGCTCGTGACCCTCAACACCCGGATGGCACCCCCCGAGATCCTGGCCATCTTGGAGCACTGCGAGGCGGCGTACTGCTTCGTCGACCCGGCACACACCAGCCGCCTACCCACACAGTTACCGGAGTCGCTGCAAGTCTTCCTGCTCCCTGACGCTCAGGGACAGGTCACGCCCTCCCCCACTCCGGGCGTCCGTGACTGGGGCGAGTTCACGGCCGCGGCCCTTGACGACATCACTGGATGGCCGGATCACTCCGAGCAGGACCTGATCTCGATCAACTACACCTCAGGTACCACCGGGCGACCGAAGGGAGTCATGTACAACCATCGAGGCGCGGCCCTCAACGCGCTGAGCCAGATCCATCACCAGGCGCTCGACTGCCACTCTGTGTATCTGTGGACGCTGCCGATGTTCCACTGTAACGGCTGGTGCGTGCCGTGGGCAGCAGTGGGCACGGGAGCAACGCAGGTGTGTCTGCGCGCGGTCACTTGCGAGACCGTGTGGAACCTCGTCAACCGCGAGGGAGTCACCCACCTGTGCGGGGCCCCCACCGTCCTCAACATCATTGCCAATGGGGTTGCGGGCCGGGAGCTGCGTCACCCGCTGACAGTCACCACAGCTGGCGCAGCCCCCACCCCCGGCATAATTGAACGCCTAGTGAAACTCGGCATCACGGTGATTCATGTCTACGGCCTGACCGAGTCGTACGGCCCCTATACCGTGTGCGAACCACAGACTTCCTGGTCTAACCTGCCCACCCACAAGCGGGCACGCCTCATGGCTCGGCAAGGAGTGTCGATGCTCACCGCCGAACCCGTGAGGGTCATCACCACGGACGACAGCATGACGGACGTACCTGCGGACGGTACGACCGTCGGCGAGATCGTGCTGCGCGGCAACACGGTGACGTCCGGCTACTTCAGAGACAAGGCGGCTACTGCAGCAGCTTTCCGCGGTGGCTGGTTCCACACCGGTGACCTGGCGGTCATGCACCCCGACGGATACATCGAGATCGTCGACCGCGCCAAGGACCTCATCATCTCAGGGGGCGAGAATGTCTCCACGATTGAGGTGGAGCAAACTCTCGCCGCCCATCCAGCAGTCGATGATGTGGCCGTAGTGGGACACCCCGACGAGTACTGGGGTGAGATCGTCGTCGCCTACGTTGTCGCCACCACGTCCGTGGAGGCCGAAGCCTTGCGCAGCTTCGCTCGCAGCTCCCTCGCCGGATTCAAGATCCCCAAGCGAATCCACTTTGTGAACCAGCTACCCATGACATCGACAGGAAAAGTGATGAAACAGAACCTACGCGAACACAAGATTGACAGCACCACGACTGCCCCGACCCAATCTGAGACGAGCAACAAATCGGTCGGACTCAAGGTGGCCTGA